In Rhodococcus qingshengii JCM 15477, the sequence GCACGATCCCCATCACTCCGTCACGCCCGACGGAACCCGGATGCGACAAGGCCTGCTCACTGTTGATGAAGGTAGCGCCCGAACCCTCGGTCGAGGCGTAGTACTCGTAGATCACCGGCCCCCACCAGTCGATCATTGCCGTCTTCACTTCGGGCGGGCAGGGAGCAGCAGCGTGAATGGCGACCTTCACCGTCGAGACGTCGTAACGATCACGGGTCTCCTTCGGAAGTTTCAACATTCGAACGAACATCGTCGGTACCCACTGACTGTGCGTCACAGCGTATTTACCGATCAACTCCAGCGCGGTTTCGGCTTCGAATGCATCCATCAAGATCACGGTTCCGCCGACCGAATTGATCACGCCGCAAAAACGCAGGGGCGCCGCGTGATAGACCGGAGCCGGGCACAAATAGACTGTGTCGGAATCGAACCCGTACATCGGTGCGAACACCGCGGTGTACGGATCCATGGTGGTGTTCACCTCACCCTCCGGGAGATCTCCTTTGATCCCCTTCGGCCTGCCGGTCGTTCCCGACGAATACAGCATGTCAGCCCCACGCGGCTGCGAGTCGAGTGGAGCAGTGGACTGCGCATCGACCGCGTCTTCGTAGTCGTCGAAGCCCTCGAGGGCGCCGCCGTACACCAATCGGTGCCGCACGCGTGGAATCAGCTTCTCGTCCAACGGAACTGCTGCGGACGCCTGCCCCGACGCCACCAGAATTGTCGCCTCGCAGTCGTCGACGATGTAGGCAGCCTCCGCAGCCGTGAGATGCCAGTTCACCGCGGTGATGTAGAGGCCGGATCTCAACGCTGCCCAGTACACCTCGAACGCCCGGAGATCGTTGTTCGAGATGAGAGCGACGTGGTCCCCAGGCTTGGCACCGACACTTCGGAAGTATCGCGCCAACTGCGTCGACCGTTCGTCGAGTTCCCGATAGGTGATGGACTCACCCGTCGCAGGGCGAATGACGGCGGGCTTGTCCGGCGTGGACTGGACAAAATTTCCTGGAAACACGAAGACTCCTCTGTCGGTGACGACAACGCCGCGTGAGCCTGATTCGGCGTCGACAATCCTGGTCTACCACAGGAACTCTGCCACCCTCGGAGGTTTGGCGACACCGACTCGAAGCATGGGAATGCCCGCTCACTTATCCGCCGGGACATACAGTGAGGAGAACCGCACCGTCCGAAACAGGAGATGTCCACATGAGTGGTTGGCCCCAGGACTCAGTAGTCGACGCATTGACCGAGGAATGGAGAGTCATCGACGCACTGCTGGCCGAACTCGACGGCGATCAGTGGTTGGCACCGTCGAACCTTCCGGGGTGGACGGTTCACGACATCGTGTCCCATCTGATCGGTACAGAATCACTGCTCTCGGGCATCAATCCGCCGTCGATCAATCTGGACGTGCACGCATTGCCCCACGTCCACAACGAGATTGCGGCGTTCAACGAGCGCTGGGTCGAAGGCCTGCGGCGGACACCGCACTCGGACCTGCTGACCCGATATCGCGAGATCACCGCCGAACGAACCGAAGCGCTGCGCTCGATGACCAGCGCGGACTGGGACGCCGAGACACAAACACCGGTCGGTCTTGCGCCCTATGGCCGGTTCATGCGTATTCGGACCTTCGACTGTTGGATGCACGAACTCGACATCAGAGATGCAGTTGGCATTCCGGGTGAGGAAGGCGGATTGCGCGCGGAGACTGCATTCGGCGAAATCACCAGCGCGCTCGGATTCGTCGTCGGAAAACGAGGAAAGGCGCCAGAGGGAGCACGGATCACTTTCGAACTCGAAGGGCCACTTACCCGTTCACTTCACGTCTCGGTCGACGCGCGAGCAACACTCGTCCCGGAGTTGGACGGTCCGGCGACCACGACCATCTCGATGAGCTCACCGCTCTTCACCCGAATTGCCGGTGGCCGCGTCCACGCTTCGGATCACCGAACCGACATCTCGCTTCGCGGTGACACCACGGTGGGCACACGCGTCGTCGACAATCTGGCGTTCACGATTTGAGGGCTGGGTGGGTAGGTCGCGAAGGTACTGAGAAGTGAAACTGTTTCTCTCGTCCTACCGATTCGGCGACCACCGCGAGGCCTTTGTCGATCTCGTAGGCCGCGGCGCTCGCATCGCAGTCA encodes:
- a CDS encoding maleylpyruvate isomerase family mycothiol-dependent enzyme; translation: MSGWPQDSVVDALTEEWRVIDALLAELDGDQWLAPSNLPGWTVHDIVSHLIGTESLLSGINPPSINLDVHALPHVHNEIAAFNERWVEGLRRTPHSDLLTRYREITAERTEALRSMTSADWDAETQTPVGLAPYGRFMRIRTFDCWMHELDIRDAVGIPGEEGGLRAETAFGEITSALGFVVGKRGKAPEGARITFELEGPLTRSLHVSVDARATLVPELDGPATTTISMSSPLFTRIAGGRVHASDHRTDISLRGDTTVGTRVVDNLAFTI
- a CDS encoding AMP-binding protein; translation: MFPGNFVQSTPDKPAVIRPATGESITYRELDERSTQLARYFRSVGAKPGDHVALISNNDLRAFEVYWAALRSGLYITAVNWHLTAAEAAYIVDDCEATILVASGQASAAVPLDEKLIPRVRHRLVYGGALEGFDDYEDAVDAQSTAPLDSQPRGADMLYSSGTTGRPKGIKGDLPEGEVNTTMDPYTAVFAPMYGFDSDTVYLCPAPVYHAAPLRFCGVINSVGGTVILMDAFEAETALELIGKYAVTHSQWVPTMFVRMLKLPKETRDRYDVSTVKVAIHAAAPCPPEVKTAMIDWWGPVIYEYYASTEGSGATFINSEQALSHPGSVGRDGVMGIVHICDDAGRDLPVGEIGTVFWERETLPFRYHNDPEKTAAAQHPDHPTWTTSGDIGYIDSERFLYLTDRAAFTIISGGVNIYPQESENILTLHPKVFDVAVIGVPDEEMGEQVKAVVQLAEGIEPGAHVAEELLEYVRSQVAHFKAPRSIDFADELPRTATGKLVKHKLRSQYVSN